The nucleotide window acaggattcaactatgtattaaaacaatattttcatattttttgaatttttctcaaaatctatgtgttaacccctacgaaaataatgagttttcggtaaatgctcatatattgaagcctataatctttaaatttgttttaaaatttataaccacattataaatttgaattaatgtatgctaaacttcttttcatggtacatggacatcgttctaattttttatcaattaatttagtaaaactgcatatactttctaaattagtggatgaaccactataaaattgatattccctagagaaacggagacaacaaaggttccaaacctctttgaacttcatcatatgttattacaggattcaactatgtattaaaacaatattttcatattttttgaatttttttcaaaatctatgtgtcccctacgaaaataatgagttttcggtaaatgctctatatattgaagcctataatctttaaatttgtttttaaatttataaccacattataaatttgtattaatgtatgataaactccttttcatggtacatggacatcgttctaatttttaatcaattaatttagcagaactgcaaatactctttaaattcattagactaaccactataaaattgttattccctagagaaacggaaacaacaaaggttccaaacttctttgagtttcatcatatgttattacaggattcaactatgtattgaagcttataatctttagatttgttttaaaatttatagccacattataaatttgtattaatgtatgataaactctatttcgtggtacatggacatcgttgtaatttttatcaattaatttagtaaacatgcatatactttctaaattagtggacgaaccactataaaattgatattccctagagaaacggagacaacaaaggttccgaacctctttgaacttcatcatatgttattacaggattcaactatgtattaaaacagtattgtcatattttttgaatttttctcaaaatctatgtgttaacccctacgaaaatttgagttttcggtaaatgctctatatattgaagcctataatctttaaatttgttttaaaatttataaccacattatacatttctattaatgtatgataaactctttttcatagtacatggacatcgttctaattttttatcaattaatttagcaaaactgcaaatactttctaaatcattggacgaagcactataaaatcgatattctcttgaaaacggagacaacaaaggttccaaacctcttcgaccttcatcatatgttattgcaggattcaactatgtattaaaatagtattgccatattttttgagtttttctcaaaatctatgtgtccctacaaaaatattgagttttttggtaaacgctctatatattgaagcctatgatctttagatttgttttaaaattataaccacattatatatttgtattaatgtatgttaaacttcttttcatggtacacgTACATCGttctaatattttatcaattaatttaacaaaactgcaatactctctaaattagtggacaaaccaatataaaatcgttattctcttgagaaacggagacagcaaaattccaaacctctttgaccttcatcgtAGTTATGGCAGGATTCaactacatatatattaaaacagtattgtcatatttttctaattattcTTGAAATCTATGCGTTAAACGCATCATTGATCTCAAAGTTACAGAAAACTGCGGTAAAAGCCTTAGCTGGTGATATTGACTGATCTTTAACCTTACTTTCCCTCTTCATCTTCAATATATATCATACTTCAAAAACGAAATGGAGTTTTGATTCTGGATTTTATGTACACTTTGTGAATCTCTGTTCCTTCTTCTAAGCCGTGGCAGGTATGCATGAGTCCCTGTTTAAGCAATTGAATCCCTCAACTCTTACAGCTCCCTGTATAATCCCAAACTTCACTCGACCACAACCTCCTCCTTTGACAcgagatgaagatgaagatggagaTGAGAGCGAGGGTGAGATAGGGTTGAGTTTTTCGTCTCCAAATCGCGCATCTTGAGCTAACGGGTTTGATGCTCTGCTCGGGGGAGACCCGAGGAAAAATGGAGGTGATGAAGCTACTACAGCGGACAATGTCTCATCCTACAGAGAAAAGAGAATCATTAAGTTCAGATCGGAATAATAATGACACATCTATTAGTGAATCCATTAAATAATTTGACTAAAGATCAATCTACATACACATGCTACATAGCTACGAgttgataaaaacaaaacaaggaGAAGGTTCGTAAAAGTATTATGTACAGGGAAGAACAACAAACAATCATAACTCAGACACAGGAAGACAGGTGCATTCTGATGAAGCCATTATATACATGGATGTGGATAAACGTCTTGAAGCAACTATAATATAATCTAGCGTTTGGTGTTAATACAAAGAAACACAGATCAATGAAGAATGATACAAAACCAAAGAAAGGAAGACAAGTGACTGCTTGATATACAACGCACAAGgttgaagaaagagagaaaccTTTCTAAGAATGATGTCCAAAAGATCTGCCCCAGCTTTAGAATCACATACATCCGCTGCTCCTGATTGACTGTTTAAACCCCAGAACAAAGcaaaaaaatcagtattttgttttacataaaTACGATCTTTGTGGGCATAAAGACAAACGAAAGAGACATTATAAAACCTACCTAGAATGTAATAATCTATACGGACGAATAACGTTATTGAGGAGAATGCCAACGCGACGAGGCTTAGGACAAACAACGGTGTCGACAGAGTTACAAGAGACAGGAACAACAAATCCTATGGATTCCTCGGGAGACATGAAGGCGTTCTGCTTAAGGTTGCAATGATTCATCTTCGAACCACTTTTATCTCCAGAAGAACGCCTAACCTGTTTCATCAATTGAAACACACAACCGAAGATGAGAACAAAATTCGTAGCTTTTTTATGATTTCAAAGCTCAGAGAGAATTATTGTATTTAAAAGGATGTTcagaaacagagaagaagcCAACGAATGCATTGACCATAAGAAACTAATtccatagaaaatataaaaggtCAAAGAGCACAGACGTATTGACTGGGACTCAAAACTGAAAaagaccaaagaaaaaaaacgaacAAGATAAGAATTTAAACTTTTATCAAACTTTATACGATATATGGTTACGAACACGCGCGCAGGGGAACCAAACAAAAGGTCGTTTTGATGATATACATATTGGGCTGCCTCCGAAAAACTGATATATAAGGCCCATTTATTGAAACCCTATTAACGGCCCATTGAGGGTGATAAACCCTTAAACCATTGCTTCACCAAGCAGTAAACCTTTGCACCACCTTCTAGGGTTCTTCGTCGTGTTTCTCTGGTACGTTTCAATGTATTTACCCTACGAAGCTCAATTGTTATGTCTGCCTTTTCGAGTCCAATCGTTGTTTTCTCACTCTGTTTGGAGAACGATGGTTAGCTTTAGTGAGAGCTATAATCCATTTAGAGTCTGGTTAGTGTTACAAGTAGAGTGATCTGCTTAAAATACGTTAGCTTTTGTAATCAATTGAGAACTAGGATTGATCACAAAGTGTAGCTTTTACTTTATAGCTATCAATCAAAGTGTTGATTGGATTATCCTTATTTTATTCTGTCTTCTGTTTTAGAATCTGCCAAGATGTTCTCTGCTCAGAACAAGATCCACAAGGACAAGGGTGTGGCACCAACAGACTTCGAACAGGAAGTTGCTCAggttctctcttctttcttaatctcgtgaatgtgttttgttggtttttttaatttttattggtttggtTATTGATTCTACATATTCACAGGCTTTCTTTGACTTAGAAAACACCAACCAGGAGTTGAAAAGCGACTTGAAAGATCTCTACATTAACCAAGCTGTGTAAGTACTCATTTCTAGAGGCTGCTATGATCTTAACTTTGGCTGTGTAAGTGTTTATTCTTTTTTCCTTTCCCTTCATGTGCAGTCAGATGGATTGTTCTGGCAACCGCAAGGCTATTGTGATCTACGTTCCCTTCAGATTAAGGAAAGCCTTCCGCAAGATCCATCCTCGTCTTGTCAGAGAGCTAGAGAAGAAGTTCAGTGGCAAAGATGTTATCTTTGTTGCCACCAGGAGAATCATGCGTCCCCCTAAGAAGGGCTCAGCTGTTCAGAGACCACGCAACAGGACTCTCACCTCCGTCCATGAAGCCATGCTTGAGGATGTCGCTTACCCTGCTGAGATTGTTGGAAAGCGTACTAGATACCGTGTTGATGGCACCAAGATCatgaaggtaaaaaaaaaagctgataCATTTTGCTTGGTCTTTCATTGTCTGTTAAGCTCTTAGTTTAACATGTTTCTTTTTTCGGCAGGTGTTTTTGGAGCCTAAGGAGAGGAACAACACTGAGTACAAGCTTGAGACAATGGTCGGTGTCTACAGGAAACTTACAGGGAGAGATGTAGTTTTCGAGTACCCAGTCGCAGAAGCTTGAAGAGATGATTGTTTGTTCCATTCTTTGTTGTTTTGTCTGCTAGAGAGCTTTTGATTCTGTTTCTAGTACAAGTTACTTCACTCTTCCTGAAATTTCTATTAAAGTATTAAAATTTCTGAAACATTTATCATAAAGAATCTCACAAACAAATTGAATTTCTGGTCACAGAAGGGCATTGACACAgtttgtataatattacaataacTGAAGAAAAGCTTCACTGATAAACAGTAGCTTGTGTGTAGTTTCAACTATGGAGAATCCAAAAACTACTGTTAATTCCTGCTCTGTACAGCTTCAAGTCAGATGAAGACTTCAAGTGAATCTCAGTATCTGCAGGCACAAACAGAACATCTCCCATCGAAATCTCATCTGCTGAAGCGTCTGTAGACATTCTTCCTTCGCCTTGGAGCACAAGCAGAAGAGAAGGGCCTGGAACAGAGGGAAACACCGTCGAGGCTCCACAGGGAAGATCACAGAGATCAACCTCAAACTCCTCGAAAGGTGGGAGGTATCTTGTGATGTATGGTCGAATCCTTGATCCCTTTAGGATCTCAGGAAAGCCCTGAAAATTCAGAAATGATAACAACTCAGTAAAAGGTCTTGGTGCGTGCGTTGAGTTTGGTTTTTTAAGTTAAAAGGTTTACCAGTTTGTATGAGAGCATGGAACAAAGTGTTTGAATATCCAGAGGCTTGGAAGTGAGGCCAGCTCGTACTACGTTGTCTGAAGTGGCCATGACCTCAATGCACTCACCAAATAAGTACGCATGTGGCTCGTTTGCACCAAGGTACAAAGCTTCACCAGGATTGAGCTTCACGTAGTTGAAGAAGAATGCCGAGATGACCCCAATGTCATCTGGATACTGCTTCTCTAGCTTCAAAACAAGCCGTTCCTTGTCTGTCAGATGGCGTTCCTGCAATAAATCCCAGGGGAAGGATTTAGCCAGTTGCACTTCACAAGATAATTTGTAAGTGAAGGAAtcaatagaagaaaaaaaaaagacctgaCTCTCCATATGCAGACGGTGTTTCAGTTTGGATACGATTTGCTTTGTTGTGTCGGGACCTGCAGACATTAGCAGGGTGAAGATAGTTCGGACAGCAGATTTGACTTTCTCCTCATCATGTTCACTGATGCAGAAGACTTGGTTTGCCTCTTCACTCCCAACAAGCTCTTCTATCTCAGGAATAGCACGAATCACACTCTTAAGCTCCTGCAATTTTTCACAAGAACAAAATTAAATCCTACGATCCTGAAAAAAACAAGCTATCCTGGAGTTTTGGAAATGAATAACTCAAATTCATAGAATTACTCTCCAAAATCAATTTAGTTCCTAACTTTCAGTAATGTGTACTTGTTTTGAGATATAT belongs to Brassica napus cultivar Da-Ae chromosome C5 unlocalized genomic scaffold, Da-Ae chrC05_Random_10, whole genome shotgun sequence and includes:
- the LOC106366405 gene encoding LOW QUALITY PROTEIN: mannose-6-phosphate isomerase 1 (The sequence of the model RefSeq protein was modified relative to this genomic sequence to represent the inferred CDS: inserted 1 base in 1 codon; deleted 1 base in 1 codon): MEIATVVKANGGYEADRRRRLRRLRCSVKDYAWGKIGSDSLVYRVYAANSDQPIDSTRPYAELWMGTHESGPSYLEDDDADGGSDGVTLRSWIAENPEALGDRVLEKWGCDLPFLFKVLSVGRALSIQSHPDKVLAKKLHKAHPNLYKDDNHKPEMALAYTQFEALCGFIPLQELKSVIRAIPEIEELVGSEEANQVFCISEHDEEKVKSAVRTIFTLLMSAGPDTTKQIVSKLKHRLHMESQERHLTDKERLVLKLEKQYPDDIGVISAFFFNYVKLNPGEALYLGANEPHAYLFGECIEVMATSDNVVRAGLTSKPLDIQTLCSMLSYKLGFPEILKGSRIRPYITRYLPPFEEFEVDLCDLPCGASTVFPSVPGPSLLLVLQGEGRMSTDASADEISMGDVLFVPADTEIHLKSSSDLKLYRAGINSXFLDSP
- the LOC125594788 gene encoding uncharacterized protein LOC125594788, which produces MKQVRRSSGDKSGSKMNHCNLKQNAFMSPEESIGFVVPVSCNSVDTVVCPKPRRVGILLNNVIRPYRLLHSSQSGAADVCDSKAGADLLDIILRKDETLSAVVASSPPFFLGSPPSRASNPLAQDARFGDEKLNPISPSLSSPSSSSSRVKGGGCGRVKFGIIQGAVRVEGFNCLNRDSCIPATA
- the LOC125594787 gene encoding 40S ribosomal protein S7-like, encoding MFSAQNKIHKDKGVAPTDFEQEVAQAFFDLENTNQELKSDLKDLYINQAVQMDCSGNRKAIVIYVPFRLRKAFRKIHPRLVRELEKKFSGKDVIFVATRRIMRPPKKGSAVQRPRNRTLTSVHEAMLEDVAYPAEIVGKRTRYRVDGTKIMKVFLEPKERNNTEYKLETMVGVYRKLTGRDVVFEYPVAEA